A window of Zingiber officinale cultivar Zhangliang chromosome 5A, Zo_v1.1, whole genome shotgun sequence contains these coding sequences:
- the LOC121979846 gene encoding zinc finger BED domain-containing protein RICESLEEPER 2-like, translating to MKEWGIENKVFTITVDNASSNDLAIRYMKDTIQRSRTLACEGNLFHVRCCAHILNLCVQDGLREIEGIIGNIKESVEYVNRSEARRVQFAECVQQLQLKDKKLIRDCKTRWNSTFEMLSCALKFKEAFKMFKERDPFYGCCPQEEEWDKTQKICSLLEAFWTAIHIISGSEYPTSNLFLQEVQKIKSALDIYAQHEDLFLKQLASKMKKKFDKYWGDCNLLMAIAAVLDPTKKMLAVEFCFPKLYSELDASKHISKVKEIINSLYEEYVVEETNKGVSHLHESESFGSSSVRRSQQNSVYNWDDFDEYCAKVETSETKKSELVDYLEKGRLKKNEIPKIFSCLEWWRMNRMQYPILSKIAADILAIPVSSVASEATFSAGTRVIDSYRSSLSPDTVQTLLCGGDWLRHIHGLKKKTKVS from the coding sequence ATGAAAGAGTGGGGCATTGAAAACAAGGTTTTTACTATTACAGTTGATAATGCTTCAAGTAACGATTTGGCTATTCGATATATGAAAGATACCATTCAAAGGTCCAGAACATTGGCATGTGAAGGAAATTTATTTCATGTTCGCTGTTGTGCACATATCTTGAACTTGTGCGTTCAAGATGGATTGAGGGAGATTGAAGGTATTATTGGTAATATAAAGGAAAGTGTAGAATATGTAAATCGTTCAGAGGCAAGACGTGTGCAATTTGCAGAGTGTGTGCAACAATTACAGTTGAAGGATAAAAAATTGATTCGTGATTGCAAAACCAGGTGGAACTCGACTTTTGAGATGTTAAGTTGTGcactcaagttcaaagaagctTTTAAGATGTTTAAAGAACGTGATCCCTTTTATGGTTGCTGCCCTCAAGAAGAAGAATGGGATAAAACTCAAAAGATTTGCTCACTGTTGGAGGCTTTTTGGACAGCCATACACATTATTTCAGGTAGCGAGTATCCTACTTCAAATTTATTTCTTCAAGAAGTTCAAAAAATAAAGTCAGCATTGGATATTTATGCACAACATGAAGATTTGTTTCTTAAGCAATTAGCtagtaaaatgaaaaaaaaatttgacaaatATTGGGGTGATTGTAATTTATTGATGGCTATAGCTGCTGTGTTAGATCCAACCAAAAAAATGCTTGCAGTTGAATTTTGTTTTCCTAAGCTTTATTCTGAATTGGATGCCTCTAAGCATATCTCAAaagttaaggagataattaattcTCTTTATGAGGAGTATGTTGTTGAAGAAACTAATAAAGGAGTGTCTCATTTACATGAGTCTGAGAGTTTTGGTTCTTCAAGTGTTAGAAGAAGTCAACAAAATTCTGTGTATAATTGGGATGATTTTGATGAATATTGTGCAAAAGTTGAAACTTCAGAGACTAAGAAATCTGAATTGGTAGATTATCTTGAAAAGGGTCGTCTAAAGAAGAATGAGATTCctaaaattttttcatgtttAGAATGGTGGAGGATGAATAGAATGCAGTATCCAATATTGTCAAAGATAGCAGCTGATATTTTAGCTATTCCAGTGAGTTCAgtggcttcagaagcaacatttaGTGCAGGGACAAGAGTTATTGATTCTTATCGTTCATCTCTCTCTCCAGACACAGTGCAGACTCTACTGTGTGGGGGTGATTGGCTTCGACATATACATGGATTGAAAAAGAAGACTAAAGTAAGTTAA
- the LOC121981234 gene encoding putative ubiquitin-conjugating enzyme E2 38 isoform X1, translated as MEQPLPSHPPVCIDPELGLLAGSSANQDPDIVELSQSAAWTAGQSKRERNLVIPHEVIELDGEDDTDGVMIIGESTSVYKDKQPVGYDNSWQKQIKDPLSANPAISSANIGSSQSFEGDLYYLDDYEYDYEEDDCDYYYDYGADMSVMDSNLVLAAKFDGIDLPTGVEAPEPWFKNPAAEEPKKNKKIIVEDEIDVNYKSFKQFDTVREHSDHYFSRPELLKTVPTVMKINPSKDWAKRIQHEWKVLEKDLPETIYVRVYEDRMDILRSVIIGAAGTPYHDGLFFFDVYFPPQYPQVPPIVHYHSGGLRLNPNLYDCGKVCLSLLNTWSGTGCERWNPSNSTMLQVLVSIQALVLNAKPYFNEPGYAPTANTQYGEQKSLAYNEDTFLFSCTTMLYSLRKPPMHFGDFVAGHFRNRGRTILVSCKAYMDGAQVGCVVGEGVQDVDEGDKSCSATFKASLKKLFEDLLMEFTVKGADCDEFLAQKVEDGMSKRANTTLRL; from the exons ATGGAACAGCCGCTGCCGTCGCACCCTCCTGTCTGCATCGATCCCGA GCTTGGCCTCCTCGCAGGCAGCTCAGCGAACCAGGACCCGGATATCGTTGAACTCTCGCAGTCAGCGGCCTGGACCGCCGGCCAATCGAAGCGGGAGCGGAATCTG GTTATTCCTCATGAGGTAATTGAGCTTGATGGAGAGGATGACACTGATGGTGTTATGATAATTGGTGAAAGCACTTCCGTCTACAAGGACAAACAACCTGTCGGATATGATAACAGCTGGCAAAAGCAAATAAAG GATCCACTATCTGCTAACCCTGCCATTTCAAGTGCAAATATTGGTTCCAGCCAAAGCTTTGAGGGGGATCTTTATTATCTTGATGATTATGAATATGATTATGAAGAAGATGATTGTGATTATTATTATGATTATGGTGCTGACATGAGCGTGATGGATTCCAATTTGGTTTTGGCTGCTAAGTTTGATGGTATAGACCTGCCAACTGGAGTTGAAGCACCTGAACCTTGGTTTAAGAATCCTGCAGCTGAAGAGCCAAAAAAGAACAAGAAGATCATTGTTGAAGATGAGATTGATGTGAACTACAAATCATTTAAGCAATTTGATACTGTTAGAGAACACTCAGATCATTATTTCAGCAGACCTGAGCTTCTCAAAACTGTTCCGACTGTTATGAAAATTAAT CCTTCAAAAGATTGGGCAAAAAGGATTCAGCATGAGTGGAAGGTTCTAGAGAAAGATTTACCTG AAACAATATATGTTCGAGTATATGAAGATAGGATGGACATTCTGAGGTCTGTTATTATTGGAGCAGCAGGAACTCCTTATCACGATGGTCTATTCTTCTTTGACGTATACTTTCCTCCTCAATATCCACAAGTACCTCCT ATTGTTCATTATCACTCTGGTGGGCTCAGACTCAACCCAAACTTATATGATTGTGGGAAGGTTTGTCTTAGCCTTCTGAATACCTGGTCTGGCACAGGATGTGAAAGGTGGAATCCATCAAATTCAACAATGCTGCAGGTGTTGGTTTCTATTCAGGCTCTAGTTCTAAATGCAAAGCCATACTTTAATGAGCCAGGATATGCACCAACAGCTAATACACAGTATGGGGAGCAGAAGTCCCTCGCTTATAATGAAGATACTTTTCTCTTTTCCTGCACGACAATGCTATACTCGCTACGGAAGCCACCAATG cATTTTGGTGACTTTGTGGCTGGACATTTCCGTAACCGGGGTCGAACCATCCTAGTCTCATGCAAAGCTTACATGGATGGTGCTCAAGTTGGATGCGTTGTCGGTGAAGGCGTGCAGGATGTTGATGAGGGTGATAAGAGTTGCTCAGCTACATTCAAGGCATCTCTGAAGAAACTATTTGAGGACCTCCTTATGGAATTCACTGTTAAAGGAGCTGATTGTGATGAATTTCTGGCCCAGAAGGTCGAAGATGGGATGAGCAAAAGAGCAAACACTACACTAAGGTTATGA
- the LOC121981234 gene encoding putative ubiquitin-conjugating enzyme E2 38 isoform X2, whose protein sequence is MIIGESTSVYKDKQPVGYDNSWQKQIKDPLSANPAISSANIGSSQSFEGDLYYLDDYEYDYEEDDCDYYYDYGADMSVMDSNLVLAAKFDGIDLPTGVEAPEPWFKNPAAEEPKKNKKIIVEDEIDVNYKSFKQFDTVREHSDHYFSRPELLKTVPTVMKINPSKDWAKRIQHEWKVLEKDLPETIYVRVYEDRMDILRSVIIGAAGTPYHDGLFFFDVYFPPQYPQVPPIVHYHSGGLRLNPNLYDCGKVCLSLLNTWSGTGCERWNPSNSTMLQVLVSIQALVLNAKPYFNEPGYAPTANTQYGEQKSLAYNEDTFLFSCTTMLYSLRKPPMHFGDFVAGHFRNRGRTILVSCKAYMDGAQVGCVVGEGVQDVDEGDKSCSATFKASLKKLFEDLLMEFTVKGADCDEFLAQKVEDGMSKRANTTLRL, encoded by the exons ATGATAATTGGTGAAAGCACTTCCGTCTACAAGGACAAACAACCTGTCGGATATGATAACAGCTGGCAAAAGCAAATAAAG GATCCACTATCTGCTAACCCTGCCATTTCAAGTGCAAATATTGGTTCCAGCCAAAGCTTTGAGGGGGATCTTTATTATCTTGATGATTATGAATATGATTATGAAGAAGATGATTGTGATTATTATTATGATTATGGTGCTGACATGAGCGTGATGGATTCCAATTTGGTTTTGGCTGCTAAGTTTGATGGTATAGACCTGCCAACTGGAGTTGAAGCACCTGAACCTTGGTTTAAGAATCCTGCAGCTGAAGAGCCAAAAAAGAACAAGAAGATCATTGTTGAAGATGAGATTGATGTGAACTACAAATCATTTAAGCAATTTGATACTGTTAGAGAACACTCAGATCATTATTTCAGCAGACCTGAGCTTCTCAAAACTGTTCCGACTGTTATGAAAATTAAT CCTTCAAAAGATTGGGCAAAAAGGATTCAGCATGAGTGGAAGGTTCTAGAGAAAGATTTACCTG AAACAATATATGTTCGAGTATATGAAGATAGGATGGACATTCTGAGGTCTGTTATTATTGGAGCAGCAGGAACTCCTTATCACGATGGTCTATTCTTCTTTGACGTATACTTTCCTCCTCAATATCCACAAGTACCTCCT ATTGTTCATTATCACTCTGGTGGGCTCAGACTCAACCCAAACTTATATGATTGTGGGAAGGTTTGTCTTAGCCTTCTGAATACCTGGTCTGGCACAGGATGTGAAAGGTGGAATCCATCAAATTCAACAATGCTGCAGGTGTTGGTTTCTATTCAGGCTCTAGTTCTAAATGCAAAGCCATACTTTAATGAGCCAGGATATGCACCAACAGCTAATACACAGTATGGGGAGCAGAAGTCCCTCGCTTATAATGAAGATACTTTTCTCTTTTCCTGCACGACAATGCTATACTCGCTACGGAAGCCACCAATG cATTTTGGTGACTTTGTGGCTGGACATTTCCGTAACCGGGGTCGAACCATCCTAGTCTCATGCAAAGCTTACATGGATGGTGCTCAAGTTGGATGCGTTGTCGGTGAAGGCGTGCAGGATGTTGATGAGGGTGATAAGAGTTGCTCAGCTACATTCAAGGCATCTCTGAAGAAACTATTTGAGGACCTCCTTATGGAATTCACTGTTAAAGGAGCTGATTGTGATGAATTTCTGGCCCAGAAGGTCGAAGATGGGATGAGCAAAAGAGCAAACACTACACTAAGGTTATGA
- the LOC121981233 gene encoding 60S ribosomal protein L37a-1: MTKRTKKAGIVGKYGTRYGASLRKQIKKMEVSQHAKYFCEFCGKFAVKRKAVGIWGCKDCGKVKAGGAYTLNTASAVTVRSTIRRLREQTES; the protein is encoded by the exons ATG ACTAAGCGAACGAAGAAGGCTGGAATTGTTGGCAAATATG gtaccagataTGGTGCTAGTTTGCGTAAACAAATCAAGAAGATGGAGGTTTCACAGCATGCAAAGTATTTCTGTGAGTTCTGTGGAAAG TTTGCTGTGAAAAGAAAAGCGGTTGGAATTTGGGGTTGCAAAGATTGTGGGAAGGTCAAGGCTGGTGGTGCTTATACTTTGAA CACGGCCAGTGCTGTGACTGTGAGGAGCACCATCCGCCGACTGAGGGAGCAAACTGAATCGTAA